The segment ACGAATAGCCCTTGTGATGGGCGTTTTCAGGGGATTGCGCACGCTTTTTGCCGATGATCAATCCGCAATACGCTGGCTGAAATCGCCCAACCGAGAGGTGCAATTTGGCGGTCGGAGCCCCTTGGATGTCGCCTGTACCGACGGATTCGGCGGTCTTTATGCCGTACGCCGCTATATCGACGCCTGGCGAGGCTGAGTGAGCGATTTACCGAAAACCAGGTTCCAGGGGCGAACGCACCGCCTCATTGCTGAACGTCATCCGACAACGGGCCCGTTCGACGATATTGGTGTTGATCCGGAAGACATCAGGACAGCGCTACGGATGGAGGCGGCAGCGACGGGTCGGGGCGATCTTGTTATGACGCGGTTCAACGCCCTGCCAAAGGATCAGATCTTGAGTGGCCCCGGCGCCAGCATCGTTATGGCAGCATTCCTTCATGCCGACGAAGCTGGTGCCAGATTCACCGACAGCAGCCTTGGTGGATGGTACGCAGGCACAAAAATCGAGACAGCCATAAAGGAAACGGTCTTCCACCACGAGCGCCGTCTTCGTCAGTCTGATGGCGGATTTCCTACCAGAATC is part of the Fodinicurvata sp. EGI_FJ10296 genome and harbors:
- a CDS encoding RES family NAD+ phosphorylase, with the translated sequence MSDLPKTRFQGRTHRLIAERHPTTGPFDDIGVDPEDIRTALRMEAAATGRGDLVMTRFNALPKDQILSGPGASIVMAAFLHADEAGARFTDSSLGGWYAGTKIETAIKETVFHHERRLRQSDGGFPTRIVMRELISDLNLDLCDLVSEADAHPEILDPDLASYSKSQAFARSLRWPEKGHSANGIHFPSVRHDGGHNVCLFWPKVVPCPPIQGDYVQYSWDASGDLSIKRMTEI